The following coding sequences lie in one Musa acuminata AAA Group cultivar baxijiao chromosome BXJ1-8, Cavendish_Baxijiao_AAA, whole genome shotgun sequence genomic window:
- the LOC103996214 gene encoding serine/threonine protein phosphatase 2A 57 kDa regulatory subunit B' kappa isoform-like: MWKQFLSKLPHKSFQSDASLDLTNLPPGNNGTGSVNGNSIHRTSSDNVVSSRSTTMKRTASAIFPSSVVTSAEPLLLFKDVPNAEKQNLFVSKLNFCCLVFDFSDPNKNSTEKDMKRQVLLDLIGYVDAGTSRFTEPVISASCKMIAINLFRAFPPNTRSGNGGGEAEEEVPVYDPAWTHLQLVYDLLQKFIESSYLDSKIGKKYIDHSFVMRLLDLFDSEDPRERDCLKTILHRIYGKFMVHRPFIRKAVSNIFYRFVFETDRHNGIVEILEVFGSVISGFAQPLKEEHKLLLWRVLMPLHKPKTLGVYQQQLTYCVTQFIEKEPKLASSVIKGLLRYWPVTSTQKEVMFLSELEEILEATNMAELQGCMIPLFRRIGFCINSSHFQVAERALFLWNNNHVINLMAQNRQEIMPLVLPALERNLQSHWNQTVLNLTQYVKKMFSEMDEELVLACKKKFEEKEKKQKTIEEKRRLIWEHMETSTAFHPVTRNRTVLVVPVIAPPIAAALT, encoded by the exons ATGTGGAAGCAGTTCCTGAGTAAATTACCTCACAAGTCTTTCCAATCCGATGCTTCTTTGGATCTCACTAATCTCCCGCCCGGCAACAACGGGACGGGTTCCGTGAATGGGAACTCAATCCATCGGACGAGCAGTGACAATGTGGTTTCCTCCCGATCTACCACTATGAAGCGGACTGCTTCTGCTATCTTCCCATCGAGTGTTGTCACTAGCGCCGAACCTCTACTGTTATTCAAAGATGTCCCTAATGCGGAAAAGCAGAACCTTTTCGTTAGTAAATTAAACTTCTGCTGCCTTGTCTTCGATTTCTCTGATCCAAACAAGAACTCCACTGAGAAGGATATGAAGCGGCAGGTGCTGTTAGATCTCATTGGTTATGTTGATGCTGGGACTTCTCGGTTCACTGAACCTGTCATTTCTGCTAGCTGTAAAATGATCGCCATTAACTTGTTTAGGGCCTTCCCTCCAAACACGCGATCCGGTAATGGTGGTGGGGAGGCTGAAGAGGAAGTGCCAGTGTACGATCCTGCTTGGACCCATCTGCAACTTGTCTATGATTTACTTCAAAAGTTTATAGAGTCCTCATACCTTGATAGTAAAATAGGAAAGAAATATATAGATCATTCATTTGTCATGAGACTGCTTGACCTCTTTGATTCCGAGGATCCCAGAGAGAGGGATTGTTTGAAAACAATATTGCATAGGATCTATGGAAAATTTATGGTGCATCGCCCTTTCATCCGAAAAGCAGTGAGCAACATATTCTACCGTTTTGTGTTTGAGACAGACCGCCATAATGGGATTGTGGAGATTTTAGAAGTTTTTGGCAGTGTGATCAGTGGATTTGCACAGCCTCTTAAGGAGGAGCACAAATTATTGTTGTGGAGGGTCCTGATGCCTCTGCACAAACCAAAAACATTAGGCGTTTATCAACAACAGCTAACTTACTGTGTCACACAGTTCATAGAGAAAGAGCCTAAGCTGGCAAGTTCAGTAATTAAAGGGTTGTTGAGATATTGGCCAGTCACAAGTACTCAAAAGGAAGTTATGTTTCTGAGTGAGTTGGAGGAAATCTTGGAGGCTACTAACATGGCAGAACTCCAAGGCTGCATGATCCCGTTGTTTCGGAGGATTGGTTTCTGCATCAACAGCTCCCACTTCCAG GTTGCAGAGAGGGCCCTGTTCTTGTGGAATAATAATCATGTGATTAATCTGATGGCACAAAACCGGCAAGAAATCATGCCTCTCGTTTTGCCAGCTTTAGAGAGGAACCTCCAGAGTCACTGGAATCAAACAGTTCTGAATTTAACACAATATGTGAAGAAAATGTTCTCTGAAATGGACGAAGAGCTAGTTTTGGCTTGCAAAAAGAAAtttgaggagaaggaaaagaagcaaaagacaatagaGGAGAAACGGAGATTGATCTGGGAGCATATGGAGACTAGCACTGCCTTCCATCCGGTAACTAGAAACAGAACAGTCTTGGTGGTACCTGTAATTGCTCCACCAATTGCTGCTGCTCTTACGTAG
- the LOC103996213 gene encoding heavy metal-associated isoprenylated plant protein 35: MVDALKFSAGSSKLLGSCGGCSSGRTGRSGWKIIMDCFSLAVSPNSCVCVKTQEEEDGLERKSLIESHVEQVLKIKDVLDGAKTLAFHLEPKTVALKVSMHCNGCARKIEKHISKMEGVSSFKVDLENKKVVVVGDITPFEVLESVSKVKFAELWLA; the protein is encoded by the exons ATGGTTGATGCTTTGAAATTTTCAGCTGGTTCTTCCAAGCTCCTTGGGAGTTGCGGTGGTTGTAGCTCCGGCCGAACGGGGAGATCAGGATGGAAGATAATAATGGATTGTTTCTCTCTTGCAGTCTCTCCGAACTCATGTGTTTGCGTGAAGACACAGGAAGAAGAGGATGGCCTCGAGAGGAAGTCTCTCATAGAAAGCCATGTGGAACAGGTGCTAAAGATCAAAGATGTTCTTGATGGTGCCAAGACACTGGCTTTTCATCTGGAGCCCAAG ACTGTAGCTCTGAAGGTGTCGATGCACTGCAATGGTTGCgcaagaaaaattgaaaagcacaTCTCGAAGATGGAAG GAGTGAGCTCCTTTAAAGTGGACTTGGAAAACAAGAAGGTGGTCGTGGTCGGGGACATCACTCCATTTGAGGTGCTGGAGAGTGTATCCAAGGTCAAATTTGCCGAGCTGTGGTTGGCCTGA
- the LOC135588310 gene encoding probable ADP-ribosylation factor GTPase-activating protein AGD14 isoform X4 has product MASRVREDEKNERIIRGLLKLPANRRCINCNSLGPQYVCTNFWTFICTNCSGIHREFTHRVKSISMAKFTSQEVSALQEGGNERAKEIYFKEWDPQHHSFPDNSNIDRLREFIKHVYVDRRYAGERSFDRPPRVKGDIEDSYLNRGSKSPPYDDTNGRSYGERPGSASPAYNYRTSPGRFDRDDKSVHRNQERNIVDQQFPDGPKIEERSQNQQKDVDASKSPVVQPVGGVINVPPAPIGDPAKPSGLQFPRTSAPVQGIFQNVASSSSRGSSIGNSVELKLVSSGSLIDFDADPVPPVAGAVNQSVPQQTASLPAESGGWASFDDSSQLKVTQVRPAVSTLESVLSQLSVPQTASAARTPSVSVAGINLFSNQTSSGQWPTMQQHQLSPLQAHNVQSSNLPFSTPGIGAPSNQVAPNSHGTTATLTGQSSQVVYKPLHEHTAGVSPESSFSEAKPSGRRELPADLFTMTYPSTLAPFSYYQTSQRYMGYGTQYPTAVALPAYSHSLTSSNPFAFVDEPKLVHASTVRIWYSKVQVLYASHQL; this is encoded by the exons ATGGCGAGTCGGGTGAGGGAGGATGAGAAGAACGAAAGGATCATCCGCGGGCTCCTGAAGCTTCCTGCAAATCGGAGATGCATCAACTGCAATAGTCTG GGGCCTCAATATGTATGCACAAATTTCTGGACATTCATATGTACAAATTGTAGCGGAATACA TCGAGAGTTCACACACCGCGTAAAGTCTATATCCATGGCCAAATTTACTTCACAGGAAGTTTCTGCTCTTCAAGAAGGAGGGAATGAG CGTGCTAAAGAAATTTATTTCAAAGAGTGGGACCCACAGCATCATTCCTTTCCTGATAACAG TAATATTGACAGACTTAGAGAATTCATTAAGCATGTCTATGTGGACCGGAGATATGCAGGGGAAAGAAGTTTTGACAGACCTCCAAGAGTGAAG GGTGATATTGAAGATTCTTATTTAAATAGGGGTTCCAAAAGCCCACCATATGATGATACAAATGGGCGAAGTTATGGTGAACGACCTGGTTCTGCAAGTCCTGCATACAACTACAGAACAAGCCCTGGTCGCTTTGACAGAGATGATAAATCTGTACACAGAAATCAAGAGCGCAATATTGTGGACCAGCAGTTTCCTGATGGTCCAAAGATTGAGGAGAGGTCACAAAACCAACAGAAAGATGTTGATGCATCTAAATCTCCTGTGGTACAACCTGTTGGAGGAGTCATCAATGTTCCACCTGCTCCAATTGGTGACCCTGCAAAACCAAGTGGACTTCAATTCCCTCGTACTTCTGCACCTGTACAG GGTATATTTCagaatgtggcatcttcaagtagcAGAGGATCCAGTATTGGGAATTCAGTTGAGCTGAAATTGGTAAGCTCTGGAAGTTTGATTGATTTTGATGCAGATCCTGTTCCTCCTGTTGCTGGAGCTGTTAATCAATCCGTACCCCAACAAACTGCCTCTTTGCCTGCTGAAAGTGGAGGTTGGGCATCTTTTGATGACTCTTCCCAATTGAAGGTGACCCAGGTGAGACCAGCTGTAAGCACACTGGAATCTGTGCTATCCCAGTTGTCAGTTCCGCAGACTGCTTCTGCTGCTAGGACTCCAAGCGTATCTGTTGCTGGGATCAATTTGTTTTCCAACCAGACTAGTTCTGGGCAATGGCCAACCATGCAGCAGCACCAGCTTTCTCCACTCCAAGCTCATAACGTTCAGTCAAGTAATCTACCATTCAGCACTCCTGGTATTGGGGCTCCAAGCAACCAG GTTGCACCAAATTCACATGGAACCACAGCTACTCTAACTGGTCAATCATCTCAGGTAGTGTACAAACCACTTCATGAACACACTGCTGGAGTTTCACCAGAGTCTTCTTTTTCAGAGGCAAAGCCTAGTGGAAGAAGAGAACTTCCTGCG GATCTTTTTACCATGACTTATCCGTCAACATTGGCTCCATTCTCTTATTATCAGACATCTCAGCGTTATATGGGCTATGGTACACAATATCCAACTGCAGTT GCTCTGCCAGCTTATTCTCATTCTTTGACATCAtcaaacccatttgcttttgttgATGAACCAAAGTTAGTCCATGCTTCCACG GTCCGTATATGGTACAGCAAGGTGCAAGTCCTATACGCCAGTCACCAACTATAG
- the LOC135588310 gene encoding probable ADP-ribosylation factor GTPase-activating protein AGD14 isoform X1, whose translation MASRVREDEKNERIIRGLLKLPANRRCINCNSLGPQYVCTNFWTFICTNCSGIHREFTHRVKSISMAKFTSQEVSALQEGGNERAKEIYFKEWDPQHHSFPDNSNIDRLREFIKHVYVDRRYAGERSFDRPPRVKGDIEDSYLNRGSKSPPYDDTNGRSYGERPGSASPAYNYRTSPGRFDRDDKSVHRNQERNIVDQQFPDGPKIEERSQNQQKDVDASKSPVVQPVGGVINVPPAPIGDPAKPSGLQFPRTSAPVQGIFQNVASSSSRGSSIGNSVELKLVSSGSLIDFDADPVPPVAGAVNQSVPQQTASLPAESGGWASFDDSSQLKVTQVRPAVSTLESVLSQLSVPQTASAARTPSVSVAGINLFSNQTSSGQWPTMQQHQLSPLQAHNVQSSNLPFSTPGIGAPSNQVAPNSHGTTATLTGQSSQVVYKPLHEHTAGVSPESSFSEAKPSGRRELPADLFTMTYPSTLAPFSYYQTSQRYMGYGTQYPTAVALPAYSHSLTSSNPFAFVDEPKLVHASTFPNLAPLQGALPNVDGHSSILHTSSLPTQQWLPQQQILSAVPQSPYMVQQGASPIRQSPTIAMFPVTHQAIRGFSMEGASFNLPGSDQHLATRNYQPQPPSTFAPPGGNPFG comes from the exons ATGGCGAGTCGGGTGAGGGAGGATGAGAAGAACGAAAGGATCATCCGCGGGCTCCTGAAGCTTCCTGCAAATCGGAGATGCATCAACTGCAATAGTCTG GGGCCTCAATATGTATGCACAAATTTCTGGACATTCATATGTACAAATTGTAGCGGAATACA TCGAGAGTTCACACACCGCGTAAAGTCTATATCCATGGCCAAATTTACTTCACAGGAAGTTTCTGCTCTTCAAGAAGGAGGGAATGAG CGTGCTAAAGAAATTTATTTCAAAGAGTGGGACCCACAGCATCATTCCTTTCCTGATAACAG TAATATTGACAGACTTAGAGAATTCATTAAGCATGTCTATGTGGACCGGAGATATGCAGGGGAAAGAAGTTTTGACAGACCTCCAAGAGTGAAG GGTGATATTGAAGATTCTTATTTAAATAGGGGTTCCAAAAGCCCACCATATGATGATACAAATGGGCGAAGTTATGGTGAACGACCTGGTTCTGCAAGTCCTGCATACAACTACAGAACAAGCCCTGGTCGCTTTGACAGAGATGATAAATCTGTACACAGAAATCAAGAGCGCAATATTGTGGACCAGCAGTTTCCTGATGGTCCAAAGATTGAGGAGAGGTCACAAAACCAACAGAAAGATGTTGATGCATCTAAATCTCCTGTGGTACAACCTGTTGGAGGAGTCATCAATGTTCCACCTGCTCCAATTGGTGACCCTGCAAAACCAAGTGGACTTCAATTCCCTCGTACTTCTGCACCTGTACAG GGTATATTTCagaatgtggcatcttcaagtagcAGAGGATCCAGTATTGGGAATTCAGTTGAGCTGAAATTGGTAAGCTCTGGAAGTTTGATTGATTTTGATGCAGATCCTGTTCCTCCTGTTGCTGGAGCTGTTAATCAATCCGTACCCCAACAAACTGCCTCTTTGCCTGCTGAAAGTGGAGGTTGGGCATCTTTTGATGACTCTTCCCAATTGAAGGTGACCCAGGTGAGACCAGCTGTAAGCACACTGGAATCTGTGCTATCCCAGTTGTCAGTTCCGCAGACTGCTTCTGCTGCTAGGACTCCAAGCGTATCTGTTGCTGGGATCAATTTGTTTTCCAACCAGACTAGTTCTGGGCAATGGCCAACCATGCAGCAGCACCAGCTTTCTCCACTCCAAGCTCATAACGTTCAGTCAAGTAATCTACCATTCAGCACTCCTGGTATTGGGGCTCCAAGCAACCAG GTTGCACCAAATTCACATGGAACCACAGCTACTCTAACTGGTCAATCATCTCAGGTAGTGTACAAACCACTTCATGAACACACTGCTGGAGTTTCACCAGAGTCTTCTTTTTCAGAGGCAAAGCCTAGTGGAAGAAGAGAACTTCCTGCG GATCTTTTTACCATGACTTATCCGTCAACATTGGCTCCATTCTCTTATTATCAGACATCTCAGCGTTATATGGGCTATGGTACACAATATCCAACTGCAGTT GCTCTGCCAGCTTATTCTCATTCTTTGACATCAtcaaacccatttgcttttgttgATGAACCAAAGTTAGTCCATGCTTCCACG TTCCCAAATTTGGCACCGCTGCAAGGAGCATTACCAAATGTGGATGGTCATTCATCCATACTGCATACATCCAGCTTACCCACCCAACAATGGTTACCCCAACAGCAAATTCTGTCAGCTGTGcctcaaa GTCCGTATATGGTACAGCAAGGTGCAAGTCCTATACGCCAGTCACCAACTATAGCTATGTTTCCTGTGAC GCATCAAGCAATCAGAGGTTTTAGCATGGAAGGAGCTTCTTTTAATTTACCAGGGAGCGATCAGCATTTAGCAACCAGAAACTACCAACCACAACCCCCAAGTACATTTGCTCCTCCTGGAGGAAATCCTTTCGGATAA
- the LOC135588310 gene encoding probable ADP-ribosylation factor GTPase-activating protein AGD14 isoform X3: MASRVREDEKNERIIRGLLKLPANRRCINCNSLGPQYVCTNFWTFICTNCSGIHREFTHRVKSISMAKFTSQEVSALQEGGNERAKEIYFKEWDPQHHSFPDNSNIDRLREFIKHVYVDRRYAGERSFDRPPRVKGDIEDSYLNRGSKSPPYDDTNGRSYGERPGSASPAYNYRTSPGRFDRDDKSVHRNQERNIVDQQFPDGPKIEERSQNQQKDVDASKSPVVQPVGGVINVPPAPIGDPAKPSGLQFPRTSAPVQGIFQNVASSSSRGSSIGNSVELKLVSSGSLIDFDADPVPPVAGAVNQSVPQQTASLPAESGGWASFDDSSQLKVTQVRPAVSTLESVLSQLSVPQTASAARTPSVSVAGINLFSNQTSSGQWPTMQQHQLSPLQAHNVQSSNLPFSTPGIGAPSNQVVYKPLHEHTAGVSPESSFSEAKPSGRRELPADLFTMTYPSTLAPFSYYQTSQRYMGYGTQYPTAVALPAYSHSLTSSNPFAFVDEPKLVHASTFPNLAPLQGALPNVDGHSSILHTSSLPTQQWLPQQQILSAVPQSPYMVQQGASPIRQSPTIAMFPVTHQAIRGFSMEGASFNLPGSDQHLATRNYQPQPPSTFAPPGGNPFG; the protein is encoded by the exons ATGGCGAGTCGGGTGAGGGAGGATGAGAAGAACGAAAGGATCATCCGCGGGCTCCTGAAGCTTCCTGCAAATCGGAGATGCATCAACTGCAATAGTCTG GGGCCTCAATATGTATGCACAAATTTCTGGACATTCATATGTACAAATTGTAGCGGAATACA TCGAGAGTTCACACACCGCGTAAAGTCTATATCCATGGCCAAATTTACTTCACAGGAAGTTTCTGCTCTTCAAGAAGGAGGGAATGAG CGTGCTAAAGAAATTTATTTCAAAGAGTGGGACCCACAGCATCATTCCTTTCCTGATAACAG TAATATTGACAGACTTAGAGAATTCATTAAGCATGTCTATGTGGACCGGAGATATGCAGGGGAAAGAAGTTTTGACAGACCTCCAAGAGTGAAG GGTGATATTGAAGATTCTTATTTAAATAGGGGTTCCAAAAGCCCACCATATGATGATACAAATGGGCGAAGTTATGGTGAACGACCTGGTTCTGCAAGTCCTGCATACAACTACAGAACAAGCCCTGGTCGCTTTGACAGAGATGATAAATCTGTACACAGAAATCAAGAGCGCAATATTGTGGACCAGCAGTTTCCTGATGGTCCAAAGATTGAGGAGAGGTCACAAAACCAACAGAAAGATGTTGATGCATCTAAATCTCCTGTGGTACAACCTGTTGGAGGAGTCATCAATGTTCCACCTGCTCCAATTGGTGACCCTGCAAAACCAAGTGGACTTCAATTCCCTCGTACTTCTGCACCTGTACAG GGTATATTTCagaatgtggcatcttcaagtagcAGAGGATCCAGTATTGGGAATTCAGTTGAGCTGAAATTGGTAAGCTCTGGAAGTTTGATTGATTTTGATGCAGATCCTGTTCCTCCTGTTGCTGGAGCTGTTAATCAATCCGTACCCCAACAAACTGCCTCTTTGCCTGCTGAAAGTGGAGGTTGGGCATCTTTTGATGACTCTTCCCAATTGAAGGTGACCCAGGTGAGACCAGCTGTAAGCACACTGGAATCTGTGCTATCCCAGTTGTCAGTTCCGCAGACTGCTTCTGCTGCTAGGACTCCAAGCGTATCTGTTGCTGGGATCAATTTGTTTTCCAACCAGACTAGTTCTGGGCAATGGCCAACCATGCAGCAGCACCAGCTTTCTCCACTCCAAGCTCATAACGTTCAGTCAAGTAATCTACCATTCAGCACTCCTGGTATTGGGGCTCCAAGCAACCAG GTAGTGTACAAACCACTTCATGAACACACTGCTGGAGTTTCACCAGAGTCTTCTTTTTCAGAGGCAAAGCCTAGTGGAAGAAGAGAACTTCCTGCG GATCTTTTTACCATGACTTATCCGTCAACATTGGCTCCATTCTCTTATTATCAGACATCTCAGCGTTATATGGGCTATGGTACACAATATCCAACTGCAGTT GCTCTGCCAGCTTATTCTCATTCTTTGACATCAtcaaacccatttgcttttgttgATGAACCAAAGTTAGTCCATGCTTCCACG TTCCCAAATTTGGCACCGCTGCAAGGAGCATTACCAAATGTGGATGGTCATTCATCCATACTGCATACATCCAGCTTACCCACCCAACAATGGTTACCCCAACAGCAAATTCTGTCAGCTGTGcctcaaa GTCCGTATATGGTACAGCAAGGTGCAAGTCCTATACGCCAGTCACCAACTATAGCTATGTTTCCTGTGAC GCATCAAGCAATCAGAGGTTTTAGCATGGAAGGAGCTTCTTTTAATTTACCAGGGAGCGATCAGCATTTAGCAACCAGAAACTACCAACCACAACCCCCAAGTACATTTGCTCCTCCTGGAGGAAATCCTTTCGGATAA
- the LOC135588310 gene encoding probable ADP-ribosylation factor GTPase-activating protein AGD14 isoform X2 — protein sequence MASRVREDEKNERIIRGLLKLPANRRCINCNSLGPQYVCTNFWTFICTNCSGIHREFTHRVKSISMAKFTSQEVSALQEGGNERAKEIYFKEWDPQHHSFPDNSNIDRLREFIKHVYVDRRYAGERSFDRPPRVKGDIEDSYLNRGSKSPPYDDTNGRSYGERPGSASPAYNYRTSPGRFDRDDKSVHRNQERNIVDQQFPDGPKIEERSQNQQKDVDASKSPVVQPVGGVINVPPAPIGDPAKPSGLQFPRTSAPVQNVASSSSRGSSIGNSVELKLVSSGSLIDFDADPVPPVAGAVNQSVPQQTASLPAESGGWASFDDSSQLKVTQVRPAVSTLESVLSQLSVPQTASAARTPSVSVAGINLFSNQTSSGQWPTMQQHQLSPLQAHNVQSSNLPFSTPGIGAPSNQVAPNSHGTTATLTGQSSQVVYKPLHEHTAGVSPESSFSEAKPSGRRELPADLFTMTYPSTLAPFSYYQTSQRYMGYGTQYPTAVALPAYSHSLTSSNPFAFVDEPKLVHASTFPNLAPLQGALPNVDGHSSILHTSSLPTQQWLPQQQILSAVPQSPYMVQQGASPIRQSPTIAMFPVTHQAIRGFSMEGASFNLPGSDQHLATRNYQPQPPSTFAPPGGNPFG from the exons ATGGCGAGTCGGGTGAGGGAGGATGAGAAGAACGAAAGGATCATCCGCGGGCTCCTGAAGCTTCCTGCAAATCGGAGATGCATCAACTGCAATAGTCTG GGGCCTCAATATGTATGCACAAATTTCTGGACATTCATATGTACAAATTGTAGCGGAATACA TCGAGAGTTCACACACCGCGTAAAGTCTATATCCATGGCCAAATTTACTTCACAGGAAGTTTCTGCTCTTCAAGAAGGAGGGAATGAG CGTGCTAAAGAAATTTATTTCAAAGAGTGGGACCCACAGCATCATTCCTTTCCTGATAACAG TAATATTGACAGACTTAGAGAATTCATTAAGCATGTCTATGTGGACCGGAGATATGCAGGGGAAAGAAGTTTTGACAGACCTCCAAGAGTGAAG GGTGATATTGAAGATTCTTATTTAAATAGGGGTTCCAAAAGCCCACCATATGATGATACAAATGGGCGAAGTTATGGTGAACGACCTGGTTCTGCAAGTCCTGCATACAACTACAGAACAAGCCCTGGTCGCTTTGACAGAGATGATAAATCTGTACACAGAAATCAAGAGCGCAATATTGTGGACCAGCAGTTTCCTGATGGTCCAAAGATTGAGGAGAGGTCACAAAACCAACAGAAAGATGTTGATGCATCTAAATCTCCTGTGGTACAACCTGTTGGAGGAGTCATCAATGTTCCACCTGCTCCAATTGGTGACCCTGCAAAACCAAGTGGACTTCAATTCCCTCGTACTTCTGCACCTGTACAG aatgtggcatcttcaagtagcAGAGGATCCAGTATTGGGAATTCAGTTGAGCTGAAATTGGTAAGCTCTGGAAGTTTGATTGATTTTGATGCAGATCCTGTTCCTCCTGTTGCTGGAGCTGTTAATCAATCCGTACCCCAACAAACTGCCTCTTTGCCTGCTGAAAGTGGAGGTTGGGCATCTTTTGATGACTCTTCCCAATTGAAGGTGACCCAGGTGAGACCAGCTGTAAGCACACTGGAATCTGTGCTATCCCAGTTGTCAGTTCCGCAGACTGCTTCTGCTGCTAGGACTCCAAGCGTATCTGTTGCTGGGATCAATTTGTTTTCCAACCAGACTAGTTCTGGGCAATGGCCAACCATGCAGCAGCACCAGCTTTCTCCACTCCAAGCTCATAACGTTCAGTCAAGTAATCTACCATTCAGCACTCCTGGTATTGGGGCTCCAAGCAACCAG GTTGCACCAAATTCACATGGAACCACAGCTACTCTAACTGGTCAATCATCTCAGGTAGTGTACAAACCACTTCATGAACACACTGCTGGAGTTTCACCAGAGTCTTCTTTTTCAGAGGCAAAGCCTAGTGGAAGAAGAGAACTTCCTGCG GATCTTTTTACCATGACTTATCCGTCAACATTGGCTCCATTCTCTTATTATCAGACATCTCAGCGTTATATGGGCTATGGTACACAATATCCAACTGCAGTT GCTCTGCCAGCTTATTCTCATTCTTTGACATCAtcaaacccatttgcttttgttgATGAACCAAAGTTAGTCCATGCTTCCACG TTCCCAAATTTGGCACCGCTGCAAGGAGCATTACCAAATGTGGATGGTCATTCATCCATACTGCATACATCCAGCTTACCCACCCAACAATGGTTACCCCAACAGCAAATTCTGTCAGCTGTGcctcaaa GTCCGTATATGGTACAGCAAGGTGCAAGTCCTATACGCCAGTCACCAACTATAGCTATGTTTCCTGTGAC GCATCAAGCAATCAGAGGTTTTAGCATGGAAGGAGCTTCTTTTAATTTACCAGGGAGCGATCAGCATTTAGCAACCAGAAACTACCAACCACAACCCCCAAGTACATTTGCTCCTCCTGGAGGAAATCCTTTCGGATAA